Sequence from the Lysobacter capsici genome:
GCGGTGGACACGGTCGGCGCGGACGAGGACGACGAGGGTCGCGCGCTCAAGGACCTGGCGCCGATCGCGACGCCGGCGACCTGCGATGCGCTGGTCGAACATCTGCTGCCGCGCGCGCATTGGGACCGATTGCAGTGGCGGGCGCTGCCCGGCGCGACCTGGTGGCGGCTGTTCCTGCCGGACGTGCCGTGGACCGTGCTGACGACGTTCGCGTTGCATTGGCACGTGGGCGCATGGGGCCTGCTCGCGCTGCTGTGGCTGCCGTGGACCGCGTTCAAGGCGCGCCGGCGCGCGCAGCGGATCGGTTATGCCTACAGCGAGGATCTGATCGCGGTGCGCGAAGGCTGGTGGCATCGTTATTGGCGTTTCGCCGAACTCGACAAGCTGCAGGCGCTGCAGATCAAGCGTTCGCCGATCGACCGCCGCTGCGGCACCGCCACCTTGTGGCTGGACACCGCCGGCGCCGGCACCCTTGCGCCGCCGCTGCGGATCCGTTTTCTGCCGGAAGCCGACGCCCGGCGCATCTACGAGACGCTGGCCGCGACGCTGTCGAAACGGCCGCTGCGCTGGTAACGCCCGGCCGGCGCGAGATCACGATGCCGTTATCGCGGCGAGCATGATCTGAAAACCACCCGCGCGAATCGCGCAGGCCATCCATGCGATCAGCGCGCCGATCCCCAATAACCGATGCGGCGGCGGATCTTCAGCTTGCGCCACCAGTTGCGCGGCTTGGGCTTGCGGTTGACGCCGCCGCGGGCGATGAACTCGTCGATCGCCTCGAGCACGCGCTCGCTGGAACGTCCGTCGTGATACGGATGAATCGCCTGGCCGTATTCGCGGATCGCCTGCATCAATTCCGCGGGCCGCGACAAGGCGCGCTCGATCGCCGGCTCGAACTCGGCGACGTCCTGGATGTCGATCAGCTGCGGGCCGGGACGGCGGTTGCGGAACGTCACCACCGGCTTGCCGGTAAGCAGGAATTCGTTGAGCGCCGAGGAGGTGTCCGAACACATCATGTCGACCTGGGCGAACAGTTCGAAGATGTTGTCGTTCTCGGCGAACGTCAGGTACTCGTTCTGCAGCGCCTTGTAGCGCGCGACGGTGTCGGGATTCATTTTCGGATGGAAGGTCACGATCCAGCGCTTGCTGCCGTCGCGCGACATCCGCTTGACCTCTTCGTACAACGTCTCGGCGGCGCTCCACGACGGCGAGAAGGTCGAGTGGTAGAGGATCGTCGGCGGCCGGCGCAGCGGTTCGGGCTGGCCGGACAACTGATCGGCGAACGGGTCGAGCTTGGGCCAGCCGGTTTCGACCACGCTGAAGTGGCCGACGCGGTCGGCGATCTCGCCGAACTGGGCGGTATCGCGCGGCCCGGTGGTGCAGTACAGGTCGAAGAAGCCGCGGATGTAGATATGCCGGGGCTTGCCGGCATCGAAGCCGTGGAAGGTTTCGACCTTCACTCCAGGAAAGAAATGCGGCACGGCGTTGCTGGAGGTGATGACC
This genomic interval carries:
- a CDS encoding UDP-N-acetylglucosamine 2-epimerase, with product MPKHYLLYGSERYALAILRPLQRAIRARGDEAAWFFDGPGAEDLVEGERLLSVAEVRRWRPEAVITSSNAVPHFFPGVKVETFHGFDAGKPRHIYIRGFFDLYCTTGPRDTAQFGEIADRVGHFSVVETGWPKLDPFADQLSGQPEPLRRPPTILYHSTFSPSWSAAETLYEEVKRMSRDGSKRWIVTFHPKMNPDTVARYKALQNEYLTFAENDNIFELFAQVDMMCSDTSSALNEFLLTGKPVVTFRNRRPGPQLIDIQDVAEFEPAIERALSRPAELMQAIREYGQAIHPYHDGRSSERVLEAIDEFIARGGVNRKPKPRNWWRKLKIRRRIGYWGSAR